One stretch of Arachis hypogaea cultivar Tifrunner chromosome 20, arahy.Tifrunner.gnm2.J5K5, whole genome shotgun sequence DNA includes these proteins:
- the LOC112786559 gene encoding uncharacterized protein: MAHQRNNEVIRLERESVIPILKPRLILTLANLIKHGSDRAEFLKLCKRIEYTIRAWYHLQFEDMMQLYALFDPVYGASKLEQQKLSNEEIDQLEQNFLKFLFQVMEKSNFKIATDEEIDVALSGQYLLNLPITVDESKLDKKLLRKYFERHPRDNLPDFSDKYVIFRRGIGIDRTIDFFIMEKVDMLIARFWAYLLRKTRLEKIFLKRFKRHHKNAQKNNDDTDTEDYQEDAYERIRLENMPLSFGNLLNKTKIQEPTFERIIVIYRQASSKSKIDRGIFVKHFRSIPMADLELVLPEKKNPGLTPMDWVKFIVSAVLGLVTVVSTLETSTTDWKVIGVVLSTLIGYCAKTYFTFQQNLVVYQNLITKSMYDKQLDSGKATLLHLCDDVIQQEVKEVIISFFILMEQGKASRECLDNWCEELIREEFGETCNFDVDDAIQKLEKLGIVTQDVIGRYICVGLKRANEIIGTTTEELVLKAKQGTINPNSNSNS; this comes from the exons ATGGCTCACCAAAGGAACAATGAAGTCATAAGATTAGAGCGTGAATCTGTCATTCCTATTCTTAAACCAAGACTTATATTGACATTGGCCAATCTTATTA AACATGGTTCGGACCGAGCTGAATTTCTGAAGCTGTGTAAGAGAATAGAGTATACAATTCGAGCATGGTATCATCTGCAGTTTGAGGATATGatg CAACTCTATGCTCTTTTTGATCCTGTATATGGGGCTTCCAAATTAGAGCAACAAAAATTATCCAATGAAGAAATTGATCAACTTGaacagaattttttgaaattcCTCTTTCag GTTATGGAAAAGAGCAACTTCAAGATTGCGACTGATGAAGAGATTGATGTAGCTCTTTCAGGCCAATATCTTTTAAATCTTCCCATTACCGTTGATGAATCTAAG CTTGATAAGAAACTTTTGAGAAAATATTTCGAAAGACATCCTCGTGACAACCTTCCAGATTTTTCTGATAAG TATGTTATCTTTAGACGTGGAATTGGAATCGATCGCACAATTGATTTCTTTATAATGGAGAAAGTGGATATGCTCATTGCTAGATTTTGGGCCTATTTATTGAGAAAAACCAG GTTGGAAAAGATTTTCTTAAAAAGGTTTAAAAGACATCATAAGAATGCTCAAAAGAATAATGACGACACAGACACAGAAGATTATCAAGAAGACGCATATGAACGAATACGCCTTGAAAATATGCCTTTGAG TTTTGGCAATTTGTTAAACAAGACCAAAATCCAAGAACCTACATTCGAAAGAATAATTGTTATCTACAG GCAAGCAAGTTCAAAGTCGAAAATAGACCGAGGAATATTTGTAAAGCATTTCAGAAGCATTCCAATGGCTGATTTGGAATTAGTTCTT CCAGAAAAAAAGAATCCAGGTTTGACACCAATGGATTGGGTCAAGTTTATTGTTTCTGCTGTTCTTGGCCTG GTTACTGTAGTTAGTACACTTGAAACGAGCACAACTGATTGGAAAGTCATTGGAGTTGTTCTCTCCACATTAATTGGTTATTGTGCTAAGACATATTTCAc GTTCCAACAAAATTTGGTTGTGTACCAAAATTTGATTACAAAGTCAATGTATGACAAACAACTTGATAGTGGAAAGGCTACACTTCTCCATTTATGTGACGACGTAATTCAACAAGAA GTTAAGGAGGTAATAATTTCATTCTTTATTCTTATGGAACAAGGAAAAGCTTCAAGagag TGTCTTGATAATTGGTGTGAGGAATTGATTCGGGAAGAGTTTGGGGAAACTTGTAACTTTGATGTGGATGATgcaattcaaaaattagaaaagcTAGGAATTGTTACCCAG gaCGTGATTGGTAGGTATATATGTGTTGGGCTGAAACGAGCAAATGAAATCATTGGAACCACCACCGAGGAACTTGTCCTTAAGGCAAAACAAGGAACCATTAATCCTAACTCTAACTCTAATTCTTGA